One Vibrio gazogenes genomic region harbors:
- a CDS encoding ABC transporter ATP-binding protein encodes MFKRFEGFTQAFPSEEPQQPPTTLWAFCRHYTQGFIKPLIIIALLSMTIAIVEVALFGFMGRLVDWLSVSNPETFLADNQSLLIGLTVLILIGMPLIVAVHSLLVHQTMLGNYPMSIRWLAHRYLLKQSLSFYQDEFAGRIATKVMQTSLAIRETVMKMVDVFIYVSVYLTAILVLLGDSDWRLMLPMLLWLISYVGIQFFYVPKLKHVSSLQADARSTMTGRFVDSYTNIQTVKLFSHNHRETSYVQESMEGFLGTVYRQMRLVTGFNLSVEVANYLLLFSISAISIYLWSQQAITVGAIAVAISLALRINGMSKWIMWEIGGLFENMGTVVDGMNSLSRSIAVQDKPDAKPLQITQGAIEFDHVHFCYGTDINVINDLNLYIRPGEKVGIVGRSGAGKSTLVNLLLRFHDVESGQIRIDGQAIDAMTQDSLRCVIGMVTQDTSLLHRSIRENILYGNPQATEEQMIRAAQQAHAHEFIETLSDPHGNRGYDAQVGERGIKLSGGQRQRIAITRVLLKNAPILILDEATSALDSEVEAAIQESLYELMEGKTVIAIAHRLSTIAAMDRLIVLDQGKIVEEGTHQALLAKHGIYAHLWQHQTGGFIGCK; translated from the coding sequence ATGTTTAAGCGATTTGAGGGGTTTACGCAGGCTTTTCCCTCAGAAGAGCCACAACAACCGCCAACCACCTTATGGGCGTTTTGTCGTCATTACACGCAAGGATTTATCAAACCATTAATCATTATCGCTCTATTGAGCATGACAATCGCCATTGTTGAAGTCGCCCTGTTCGGCTTTATGGGTCGATTGGTCGACTGGCTTTCTGTCAGCAACCCGGAAACATTCCTTGCCGATAATCAATCGCTTTTGATTGGTCTGACGGTATTAATCCTGATCGGTATGCCGCTGATTGTCGCGGTTCATTCACTATTGGTTCACCAAACGATGCTCGGGAATTATCCGATGTCGATTCGTTGGCTGGCACACCGCTATCTGTTAAAACAAAGCCTCTCTTTTTATCAGGATGAATTTGCCGGCCGCATTGCAACCAAAGTGATGCAGACCTCGTTGGCAATTCGCGAAACCGTAATGAAAATGGTGGATGTCTTCATTTACGTCAGTGTTTATCTCACCGCGATTTTAGTCTTGCTTGGCGATTCTGACTGGCGTCTGATGCTCCCCATGCTGCTCTGGCTCATCAGTTACGTCGGTATTCAGTTTTTCTATGTACCGAAGCTCAAACATGTTTCATCACTTCAGGCCGATGCCCGTTCAACCATGACAGGACGATTCGTGGACAGCTACACCAACATTCAAACGGTCAAGCTGTTCTCGCACAACCACCGCGAAACCAGCTACGTTCAAGAGAGTATGGAAGGGTTTCTCGGCACGGTGTACCGTCAGATGCGTCTGGTGACCGGATTTAATCTCTCGGTTGAAGTCGCCAATTACCTGCTGCTCTTTTCGATCTCTGCCATTTCAATTTATCTGTGGTCACAACAGGCCATCACCGTCGGTGCCATCGCCGTGGCAATCTCACTGGCACTGCGTATCAACGGGATGTCCAAATGGATCATGTGGGAAATCGGCGGACTGTTTGAGAACATGGGAACGGTTGTCGACGGAATGAATTCGCTCTCCCGCTCGATTGCAGTTCAAGATAAACCGGATGCCAAACCACTACAGATCACCCAAGGGGCCATTGAGTTTGATCACGTTCATTTTTGCTACGGCACCGATATCAATGTCATCAATGACTTAAACCTGTATATTCGCCCCGGAGAAAAAGTCGGGATTGTCGGACGTTCCGGAGCTGGAAAATCAACACTGGTCAACCTGCTACTACGATTTCACGACGTCGAAAGCGGGCAAATCCGCATTGACGGTCAGGCCATCGATGCGATGACCCAAGACTCACTCCGCTGCGTGATTGGGATGGTTACCCAAGATACATCGTTGCTACATCGCTCCATCCGTGAAAACATTCTCTACGGTAATCCCCAAGCAACAGAAGAACAGATGATTCGTGCGGCGCAACAAGCGCACGCCCATGAGTTTATTGAAACCCTCTCGGACCCGCATGGTAACCGAGGGTATGATGCCCAAGTCGGTGAACGCGGTATCAAGCTATCCGGTGGACAACGCCAGCGCATCGCCATTACCCGAGTATTACTGAAAAACGCCCCGATTCTGATTTTGGATGAAGCAACGTCAGCCCTCGACTCAGAAGTGGAAGCCGCGATTCAGGAAAGCCTCTATGAGCTGATGGAAGGCAAAACGGTGATTGCAATTGCACACCGTCTCTCAACAATCGCTGCCATGGATCGCCTGATCGTGCTCGATCAAGGTAAAATCGTCGAAGAAGGAACACACCAAGCCCTACTCGCCAAACACGGCATTTACGCGCACCTCTGGCAACATCAGACTGGTGGGTTTATCGGTTGTAAGTAA